A segment of the Daphnia pulex isolate KAP4 chromosome 10, ASM2113471v1 genome:
TGGCTTCTCAAGCCCTTTTCCACGCACCTAGTACATTGATCTCacatactaaattttattctgAATAGGTTTTTCAGCGTCATTttggcaatcaaaatttgatagCCATCATTCCAGTAGAGAACAATTCTGCAAGTTCCTCACCTTACCAGAATTCATCTCCTCATCACCCTCCATCACTTGATTCGAAACCTCCACCCATGAGGAATAATTCATCGAGACCCCCTCCTTTGAAGAACCCTCCAACCACCAGTTTGGTTTCACACAATAGTCCTGTGGAGGAGAAAAGATCGAATAAATTTAGTCGTTTTGAAGACTCTGACAGTGATGAGAGTGATGATGTCGAAATGTCTTTTGCCAAGTcagaaagtgaagaagaagagtttgtGATTGAAGAAGGTGATGCAGAAGACTTGATTATTGAAGTAGAGGATGAAATCAttgaagaaatagaagaagaatcgaATGGAGCAACTGAGCTCTCTCCAGCTGTTGCCACCATACCAGAAGATAGAGTGAACGTTGCCACCTCTGGCGTGAAGCCTAGCGAGAAATCTGCTAGCCCTTCCGGTCAAATTAGTACTCCAACGCCTCCTGTTAAGATTACGATGACAGATTCCACTAAAGAGGGTCATGCATCGCGAGATGTCAGACATTTTGAAAGTAATCGGAAAACTGATACGGGAGAATTTGCTAGGCGATCCCCCCAATTAAGTTCTTCGGCAACTAGATCTCCTCCTAATGCACATTCTCGTCGGCGGTCTCCTCCCAGGCAACAAAGGAGCCCTCAGAGAATGCAAAAATCCTCACCAAGACCTCACAGGTCTCCTCCAAGATCCCAAAGATCTCCCGTAAGAGTCCAGCGATCACCGGTGAGAATCCAACGATCTCCATCAAGAGTGCAAAGATCTCCCCTTAGGGTCCAGAGATCTCCTCCAAGGGTTCAGAGGTCTCCACTCAGGAGGTCGCCATTGAGATCCTCAGATCGGGACAAGCCAAAAGACAGAGGAACCAGCAAGACCAGCAGCGGTTCTGATCGTTCCGGACCTGAAGAGAATAGAAGAGCCGATAAAAAGCGAGTCAACACATCTGTGGATTCCGTTCGATCGTCAGAGCAGCGTCGAACAAGCGACAAGTCTCGTTCTCCAACGTGCGAGAGGAAGCCATTGTTGAAAAGGTCACCTCCGCGTTCGGTTTCCAACGATTCCCGGGATTCTCGAAAGCTCGTCACGCCTTCGCTGACCGAAACGGAACGTGATCGACTCGAGTCACGCAAGCGTAAATTTGAAACGGCTCCCGACCAAGACTCGTCtgtcaaaaaggaaggaaagatTCGACTGCGGACGGAAATAAATCGCAAGACACCGCCAGTGCAGCTGAAGCGCAGAGAAGAGAAACTGACCAAGAAACCCGATGCAGTGGTCGAACAGATTCAAGTGAGGAGGGATGAGCCGATTTCTTCGGTGCCGGACAAGACGgacgaagaagatgtcgaCAGGAAATcatccaagaaaaataaacggtCCTCGAAGAAATCGAAAGATAAGAACCGTAATGGTAAAACTCTTTCTGGCAGCGATGGAGATAAcggtaatttatttttttttctcttttcgatAAGTTAATCCTTGactaaatatttgtattttgttttaccttcgTATTTTGCAGCACCTGTAAAACCTCTTAGCAACAAAAGTAGTGAGACATCTGACGCACATCTCGACTTACGAGCAGAACTCCAGAGAAGAAGGGGTCATCGCTATGAAGTaacttttaattgttttaaaatttaaatggaatttcttaattgaaataaattgattttgatagGAGGACGAGGAACCACGGAGTCGCACGCCGGAAACGCGTCGGATATTGGTTTTGAATTCACCTCCGACATCGACCGCCTCAGCAGCTCCTCCCAAACTGCCAACCGAAcgtaattgaattaaaattcctCCCTCGATCGGTTGCTTGTTGTGAATGCATCGCTTAAGTGTGTGAATCAAATCTTGTGTGTTGAAACAGCAGCGAGCGGCGTTCTGTCGAAGCATC
Coding sequences within it:
- the LOC124203705 gene encoding serine/arginine repetitive matrix protein 1-like isoform X2 encodes the protein MRSASQQQGGGSIMSRNNKEDDEDELEALRLAALESLRAKGLPPPVVLQGQRLSPKHNVCSSAVFQRHFGNQNLIAIIPVENNSASSSPYQNSSPHHPPSLDSKPPPMRNNSSRPPPLKNPPTTSLVSHNSPVEEKRSNKFSRFEDSDSDESDDVEMSFAKSESEEEEFVIEEGDAEDLIIEVEDEIIEEIEEESNGATELSPAVATIPEDRVNVATSGVKPSEKSASPSGQISTPTPPVKITMTDSTKEGHASRDVRHFESNRKTDTGEFARRSPQLSSSATRSPPNAHSRRRSPPRQQRSPQRMQKSSPRPHRSPPRSQRSPVRVQRSPVRIQRSPSRVQRSPLRVQRSPPRVQRSPLRRSPLRSSDRDKPKDRGTSKTSSGSDRSGPEENRRADKKRVNTSVDSVRSSEQRRTSDKSRSPTCERKPLLKRSPPRSVSNDSRDSRKLVTPSLTETERDRLESRKRKFETAPDQDSSVKKEGKIRLRTEINRKTPPVQLKRREEKLTKKPDAVVEQIQVRRDEPISSVPDKTDEEDVDRKSSKKNKRSSKKSKDKNRNGKTLSGSDGDNAPVKPLSNKSSETSDAHLDLRAELQRRRGHRYEEDEEPRSRTPETRRILVLNSPPTSTASAAPPKLPTEPSGVLSKHQRLVSEGQSKPGTSSSSGSLPKRNGRVKLKRTLLATPIEIDQGPETDPLEDRIRLIRAQNELIRKRQREIEADKLQYA
- the LOC124203705 gene encoding serine/arginine repetitive matrix protein 2-like isoform X1, with translation MRSASQQQGGGSIMSRNNKEDDEDELEALRLAALESLRAKGLPPPVVLQGQRLSPKHNVCSSAVFQRHFGNQNLIAIIPVENNSASSSPYQNSSPHHPPSLDSKPPPMRNNSSRPPPLKNPPTTSLVSHNSPVEEKRSNKFSRFEDSDSDESDDVEMSFAKSESEEEEFVIEEGDAEDLIIEVEDEIIEEIEEESNGATELSPAVATIPEDRVNVATSGVKPSEKSASPSGQISTPTPPVKITMTDSTKEGHASRDVRHFESNRKTDTGEFARRSPQLSSSATRSPPNAHSRRRSPPRQQRSPQRMQKSSPRPHRSPPRSQRSPVRVQRSPVRIQRSPSRVQRSPLRVQRSPPRVQRSPLRRSPLRSSDRDKPKDRGTSKTSSGSDRSGPEENRRADKKRVNTSVDSVRSSEQRRTSDKSRSPTCERKPLLKRSPPRSVSNDSRDSRKLVTPSLTETERDRLESRKRKFETAPDQDSSVKKEGKIRLRTEINRKTPPVQLKRREEKLTKKPDAVVEQIQVRRDEPISSVPDKTDEEDVDRKSSKKNKRSSKKSKDKNRNGKTLSGSDGDNAPVKPLSNKSSETSDAHLDLRAELQRRRGHRYEEDEEPRSRTPETRRILVLNSPPTSTASAAPPKLPTEPASGVLSKHQRLVSEGQSKPGTSSSSGSLPKRNGRVKLKRTLLATPIEIDQGPETDPLEDRIRLIRAQNELIRKRQREIEADKLQYA